A window of the Myxosarcina sp. GI1 genome harbors these coding sequences:
- a CDS encoding FAD-binding domain-containing protein, with product MQIIWFRRDLRLNDNEIVAEACKNQQEVLPCFIINPWFYQQPEIGTARVRFLFESLTNLDANLRKLGSKLYLFEGESVAVIRAITRSLLALNKQPKLYFNRDVQVQYGIERDCQILDFYGQHNLETHLGKNHFLQNEECYETYWRDYHNYQERSLYPRPRKINTPQLALGQIDYDGLQQKYCRYFQTRKLYYFLGGENKADKTLQNFLDYRYRGYHWKMSRPWLAQRGASSHLSPHLVFGTISTRRIYQSASKLLQELSPQSKNAFSLKAFLDRLRWHDKFTQRLFFHPQLVVKNRYPEFDDWYSLEELSAEKQELFLAWCEGQTGFPLVDASMRQLNRMGWMNFRMRSMCATFLTINCGVSWHHGARYFMSRLVDGDIAINHWQWQMQSGITNPMSKTFRIYNPTKNLQEKDPDLQFVRHWIPELRGHSMEQLLARDYQNNSYPQPILDWKQTRLTNGKVVSQIRAKVRERLEKEGGEEYKSALGAKKTVEKYFTAKDRQYRNLKKS from the coding sequence ATGCAGATAATTTGGTTTCGTCGCGACCTACGCTTAAACGATAATGAGATTGTTGCCGAAGCTTGTAAGAACCAGCAAGAAGTTTTGCCCTGCTTTATTATCAACCCCTGGTTCTATCAACAACCAGAAATAGGAACGGCAAGAGTACGATTTTTATTCGAGTCTTTGACAAATTTGGATGCTAACTTAAGAAAGCTAGGTAGCAAACTGTATCTTTTTGAAGGCGAATCGGTTGCCGTTATCCGAGCTATTACGCGATCGCTACTAGCGTTGAACAAACAACCCAAGCTCTATTTTAATCGCGATGTACAGGTGCAATATGGTATCGAGCGCGATTGCCAAATTCTAGATTTCTATGGGCAGCATAACTTAGAAACACATCTTGGTAAAAATCATTTCCTGCAAAATGAGGAATGCTACGAAACTTACTGGCGGGATTATCATAATTATCAGGAGCGATCGCTTTATCCCAGACCCAGAAAGATTAATACTCCTCAACTCGCTTTAGGACAGATAGATTATGACGGACTCCAGCAGAAATATTGCCGCTACTTCCAGACACGGAAGCTGTACTATTTCCTTGGCGGTGAAAATAAGGCAGATAAGACACTTCAGAATTTTTTAGACTACAGGTATCGGGGCTATCACTGGAAAATGTCCCGTCCCTGGCTAGCTCAACGGGGAGCTTCATCCCATCTATCACCGCATCTGGTTTTTGGAACGATTTCGACGCGCAGGATATATCAGTCCGCATCTAAGTTACTACAGGAACTATCACCCCAATCAAAAAACGCTTTCTCACTTAAAGCCTTTCTAGATCGCCTACGCTGGCACGATAAGTTTACTCAAAGACTATTCTTCCACCCCCAACTGGTAGTAAAAAATCGCTACCCAGAATTTGACGATTGGTATTCTCTTGAAGAACTAAGCGCAGAAAAACAAGAACTGTTTCTGGCTTGGTGCGAAGGACAAACTGGTTTTCCGCTAGTCGATGCTTCAATGCGGCAGTTAAATCGAATGGGCTGGATGAATTTTCGGATGCGTTCGATGTGTGCGACCTTTCTAACAATTAACTGTGGTGTTTCCTGGCATCATGGGGCGCGTTACTTCATGTCGCGTCTAGTTGATGGCGACATCGCTATCAATCATTGGCAGTGGCAAATGCAGTCGGGAATTACTAACCCTATGAGTAAGACTTTTAGAATTTACAACCCAACCAAAAATTTACAAGAGAAAGATCCAGACTTACAGTTCGTTCGCCACTGGATACCAGAACTGCGCGGTCACAGCATGGAACAACTATTAGCTAGAGATTATCAAAATAATAGCTACCCTCAACCAATCCTCGATTGGAAGCAAACCCGTTTGACCAACGGTAAGGTAGTTTCCCAAATAAGAGCTAAAGTTAGGGAACGCTTAGAAAAAGAAGGAGGGGAAGAATACAAAAGTGCTTTAGGTGCAAAAAAGACCGTAGAAAAATATTTTACAGCTAAAGACCGACAATATCGAAACTTGAAAAAGTCTTAA
- a CDS encoding diguanylate cyclase domain-containing protein — protein sequence MKDYRLEKTEIIGRSHYEVFPEIPQRWRQDHQDCLAGKVEVLTSKEDSFVRADGRLEWLRWELRPWFDFEGEISGLLMFSEVITERKILEQQLLAEKELAQITLSSIGDGVITTDALGKVSYLNPVAERLTGWSLSEATGKAIGDVFRLIECFSRKPLVNPVNLVLKDNRVRQLPKDTLLVAQDGTEIALEDSVAPIQDTQGNLIGTVVVFRDVTKIRELTSKLSWQATHDTLTGLSNRLHFETQVKLAIEDSQVNKTQHVIAYLDLDRFKSVNDICGHLAGDELLKQITALLKQRIRTSDVFARLGGDEFGILFYKCNFKIAQNIAEQLRRLVRDFDFVWQDRVFKISVSIGLAAIAPTTNNLTEILSRADTACYAAKRKGRNSVYLSKATNY from the coding sequence ATTAAAGATTATCGGTTAGAGAAAACTGAAATAATCGGTCGTTCTCACTATGAAGTCTTTCCTGAAATTCCCCAACGCTGGCGACAAGACCATCAAGATTGTCTCGCAGGAAAGGTAGAGGTTCTTACAAGTAAAGAAGATAGTTTTGTCAGGGCTGATGGCAGACTTGAATGGCTGCGTTGGGAACTACGCCCCTGGTTTGATTTTGAAGGTGAAATTAGCGGTTTGCTGATGTTTAGTGAAGTTATTACCGAGAGAAAAATATTAGAGCAACAACTGTTAGCTGAGAAAGAGCTAGCACAAATTACCTTAAGCTCGATTGGCGATGGAGTAATTACTACCGATGCTCTGGGTAAGGTAAGCTATCTCAATCCTGTAGCCGAACGACTTACTGGCTGGAGCCTGTCAGAAGCGACAGGAAAAGCGATAGGAGACGTTTTTCGGCTTATCGAGTGTTTTTCTAGAAAACCTCTAGTCAATCCCGTAAACTTAGTTCTAAAAGACAATCGAGTTCGCCAACTCCCTAAAGATACCCTATTGGTCGCACAAGATGGCACTGAAATTGCTCTTGAAGATTCTGTAGCACCAATTCAAGATACTCAGGGCAATCTTATTGGAACTGTTGTTGTGTTTCGCGATGTCACCAAAATTCGCGAATTAACTAGCAAATTATCCTGGCAAGCTACCCACGATACTTTAACTGGTCTGTCTAATCGACTTCATTTTGAAACTCAAGTAAAATTGGCAATTGAAGACTCTCAAGTTAATAAGACTCAACACGTTATAGCTTATCTCGATTTAGACCGCTTTAAAAGCGTTAACGATATTTGCGGTCATTTAGCTGGAGATGAACTACTCAAACAAATAACCGCACTACTCAAACAAAGAATTCGGACTTCAGATGTTTTCGCCCGTTTGGGTGGTGATGAGTTTGGAATCTTGTTCTACAAATGTAACTTTAAAATAGCGCAAAACATTGCCGAACAGCTTCGACGCTTAGTTCGAGACTTTGATTTTGTTTGGCAAGATAGAGTTTTTAAAATTAGTGTCAGTATCGGTTTGGCTGCGATTGCTCCAACTACAAACAATCTAACCGAGATTTTAAGTCGGGCAGATACAGCCTGTTATGCTGCCAAAAGAAAAGGGCGTAATAGCGTTTACCTAAGTAAAGCGACCAATTATTAA
- a CDS encoding thermonuclease family protein has product MRTITVICASLLISNLTSVSVVASSILENVKVVSIGDGDTIRIEKNSQTITIRLGCIDAPESRQNPYGNNAKARLQELLPVGQSVSYQVIDTDRYDRTVAEVYRRNQSINLTMVKEGHAVVYHQYLNGCKLTKDSYLAAENNAKQKRLNFWSASELVMPWDFRKGRSSSSQPTANQNNDSNCDASYPDVCIPPYPPDLNCGDISFRRFKVKGSDPHNFDRDRNGIGCESN; this is encoded by the coding sequence ATGAGAACAATAACTGTCATCTGTGCCTCACTTTTAATTTCCAACTTAACTTCCGTATCTGTAGTTGCTAGCTCGATACTAGAAAATGTCAAAGTTGTTAGCATTGGCGACGGAGATACCATTCGCATCGAGAAAAACTCTCAAACTATTACCATCAGATTAGGCTGTATTGATGCCCCAGAATCTCGCCAAAATCCTTATGGCAACAATGCTAAAGCTCGTTTACAAGAGCTTTTGCCTGTCGGACAGTCTGTCAGCTATCAAGTTATTGATACCGATCGCTACGACAGAACCGTTGCCGAAGTCTATCGGCGAAATCAGTCGATTAATTTGACTATGGTTAAAGAAGGTCATGCTGTTGTCTATCATCAATATTTGAACGGCTGTAAGTTAACTAAAGATTCTTACCTTGCTGCCGAAAATAATGCCAAGCAGAAACGACTTAACTTCTGGAGTGCTTCGGAATTAGTTATGCCTTGGGACTTTCGCAAAGGCAGAAGTAGTTCCAGCCAACCAACAGCTAATCAAAATAATGATAGTAATTGCGATGCCAGCTACCCAGATGTCTGTATTCCGCCCTATCCACCTGATTTAAATTGCGGTGATATCAGCTTTCGACGCTTCAAGGTCAAAGGTAGCGATCCTCACAACTTCGATCGCGATCGCAACGGTATTGGCTGCGAATCTAATTAA
- a CDS encoding MbcA/ParS/Xre antitoxin family protein produces the protein MAQTIPKLQPVLPIYNSGELSLKQLASFIGVNQSQMAKIAAVNPRTVDRDIASEKTTKKLQPLIHLLKMLMLLTDGSADNIRSWLKEPLVEWYGESPLDSLLENDLQAVEQLVGRIYEGDSAGY, from the coding sequence ATGGCTCAAACCATACCCAAGTTACAACCAGTTTTACCAATTTACAATTCTGGTGAATTGAGTCTCAAACAACTAGCTAGTTTTATTGGGGTCAATCAGTCTCAAATGGCAAAAATAGCTGCGGTCAATCCTCGTACAGTCGATCGCGACATAGCTTCAGAAAAAACTACCAAAAAGCTACAGCCCTTAATTCATTTATTAAAGATGCTCATGCTGCTGACGGATGGTTCTGCCGATAATATTCGCTCTTGGCTAAAAGAACCGTTAGTTGAATGGTATGGCGAATCCCCTTTAGATAGTTTGCTAGAAAACGATCTGCAAGCTGTCGAACAACTTGTTGGCAGAATTTACGAAGGCGATTCGGCTGGCTATTGA
- a CDS encoding Eco57I restriction-modification methylase domain-containing protein, whose protein sequence is MPTRLLQLDDLRQIQTPDKIAFLFSKLGYNAKANQLDVNDLELPARSTEATQNAYLIANQGNSELQVLLFHLQPEEFSSPSVASSRMRSIAKSLCRRPSNFLLLGTKDYNQLMLVNPRKSFDEQMNLRVGIRKLSIDRTNPTNYDRDRLEAIAVRDKNPLELYQAQCEAFDVEKLTKQFFKGYKELFDRVRQVIKDRNNHPYFEDRDRLHQFAQRFLGRIMFLYFLQKKEFLAGDRSFLSTQYRKLKLDVEDSDYYIEVLEPLFFETLNKQRPNGNSPWGKIPYLNGGLFNRDYGKNIKDAAGLETPKGIEIPNSLFDPGESNSILNFFNSYNFTVAENVEGDEDVAVDPEMLGKVFENMLEVEERGKSGTFYTPREIVHFMCTEVLARYLSDETEMDLETVKKIIEFDPEQPADYFKELISRQQARKLKLALQSLKCLDPAVGSAAFPMGMMQVILNAYQSIAEREGNPIRRGSLAINRLKRNIIANNLYGVDIKPEAIEIGKLRMWLSLVVDIPDIDDVEPLPNLEYKLMCGDSLISTINGEVLIPDPVTNRDAVQLQLKVTPIQQAIQPLLELQQQYFDAQTDERAELKKKILEAEANIFRVAIAERLNFWKSEEEKLNNTISKKGKLTKNTEKKQVAIAAQISELDKLSLDVENKKRSLSFFQY, encoded by the coding sequence ATGCCTACAAGATTACTGCAACTCGACGATCTAAGACAGATCCAAACACCAGATAAAATAGCTTTTCTTTTTAGTAAGTTAGGTTATAACGCTAAAGCCAATCAACTTGATGTCAACGATTTAGAGTTACCAGCCCGTAGTACTGAAGCTACTCAAAACGCATATCTAATTGCCAATCAAGGAAATAGCGAACTGCAAGTATTGCTATTTCATCTACAGCCAGAGGAATTCAGTTCGCCTTCGGTTGCCAGTAGTCGAATGCGCTCGATCGCCAAGAGTTTATGTAGAAGACCATCCAATTTTCTGTTGCTTGGCACTAAAGATTACAACCAATTAATGCTAGTTAATCCTCGCAAGAGTTTTGACGAGCAGATGAACTTAAGAGTTGGGATTCGCAAACTGTCGATCGATCGCACCAATCCAACGAACTATGACAGAGATAGATTAGAGGCGATTGCCGTTCGAGATAAAAATCCTCTAGAACTATATCAAGCTCAGTGCGAAGCTTTTGATGTTGAGAAATTAACCAAGCAGTTTTTCAAAGGTTACAAAGAATTATTCGATCGCGTTCGACAGGTAATTAAGGATCGCAATAACCATCCTTATTTTGAAGATCGAGATCGCCTACATCAATTCGCTCAACGTTTTCTGGGAAGAATAATGTTTCTCTATTTCTTACAGAAGAAGGAATTTTTGGCTGGCGATCGCTCTTTTTTAAGTACGCAGTATCGAAAGCTAAAACTAGACGTAGAAGATAGTGATTACTATATCGAGGTTTTAGAACCTTTATTTTTTGAAACTTTGAATAAACAGCGTCCTAATGGAAATTCTCCTTGGGGTAAAATTCCCTACCTTAATGGAGGTTTATTTAATCGAGACTATGGAAAAAATATAAAAGATGCCGCAGGATTAGAGACACCAAAGGGAATAGAAATACCGAACTCCTTATTCGATCCAGGCGAGTCTAATAGCATTCTTAATTTCTTTAACAGTTATAACTTTACTGTAGCCGAAAACGTTGAAGGAGATGAAGATGTAGCGGTAGATCCAGAGATGTTGGGTAAAGTTTTTGAAAATATGCTGGAGGTAGAAGAAAGAGGCAAAAGCGGTACTTTTTATACACCTCGCGAGATTGTTCATTTCATGTGTACTGAGGTGTTGGCTCGTTATCTGTCTGATGAGACGGAAATGGATTTAGAAACGGTCAAAAAGATTATCGAGTTTGACCCCGAACAGCCAGCAGACTACTTTAAAGAATTAATATCACGCCAACAGGCGCGAAAGTTAAAGCTGGCATTACAAAGTCTTAAATGCTTAGACCCCGCTGTCGGCTCGGCTGCTTTTCCAATGGGCATGATGCAGGTAATACTAAATGCCTATCAATCTATTGCCGAACGAGAAGGGAATCCCATTCGACGAGGCAGTTTGGCAATAAATAGGCTCAAGAGAAACATTATCGCTAATAACCTTTACGGAGTAGATATTAAGCCAGAAGCGATAGAAATAGGTAAATTGAGAATGTGGCTGTCTCTAGTGGTTGATATTCCCGATATTGACGATGTAGAACCATTGCCCAATCTCGAATATAAATTAATGTGTGGCGATTCTTTAATCTCTACCATCAACGGAGAAGTTCTCATTCCAGATCCAGTAACTAATAGAGATGCAGTACAGCTTCAACTCAAAGTTACACCCATACAACAAGCAATTCAGCCTCTATTAGAACTACAGCAGCAGTATTTCGATGCTCAAACTGACGAACGTGCCGAGTTAAAAAAGAAGATATTAGAAGCAGAAGCAAATATCTTTAGAGTTGCTATTGCCGAACGCCTTAATTTCTGGAAAAGCGAAGAAGAAAAACTCAATAATACTATTAGTAAAAAAGGCAAACTTACTAAAAATACTGAAAAGAAACAAGTAGCAATAGCAGCCCAAATATCAGAATTAGATAAGTTGTCGCTCGATGTAGAAAATAAAAAGCGATCGCTCTCATTTTTTCAGTATTAA
- the rpoZ gene encoding DNA-directed RNA polymerase subunit omega: MKTSDTSQVMFCTDELMNAASNRYRIVVQVANRAKRRRYEDMDNYQNESVQKPVNRAIVEMSDELTQSEIIGENEDFSPRTY, from the coding sequence ATGAAAACTTCAGATACTTCTCAAGTAATGTTCTGTACCGACGAACTAATGAATGCTGCATCAAATCGCTATCGCATTGTGGTTCAGGTAGCCAATCGAGCTAAACGCCGCCGTTACGAAGACATGGATAATTACCAAAACGAGTCAGTTCAAAAACCCGTTAATCGAGCCATTGTTGAAATGTCCGATGAGCTTACTCAATCAGAAATTATCGGCGAAAATGAGGATTTTTCACCAAGAACTTATTAG
- a CDS encoding DNA-binding transcriptional regulator, producing MPAALMEIPRIKKLKQPFVGQLIKELRQQLDLTQEELANSLEVSFSSISRWERGKSKPSSAASKLIETKLTELGERGEKLLKQYATESNS from the coding sequence ATGCCAGCAGCATTAATGGAAATACCAAGAATCAAAAAACTCAAACAACCCTTTGTAGGTCAACTTATTAAGGAGTTACGACAACAACTTGACTTGACCCAAGAGGAATTGGCAAACAGTTTGGAGGTTTCTTTTTCTAGCATCAGTAGATGGGAACGGGGGAAATCAAAACCTTCGTCTGCTGCTTCAAAGCTAATCGAGACAAAGCTTACAGAGTTGGGAGAAAGAGGTGAGAAGCTGCTCAAGCAGTATGCTACCGAGTCCAATAGTTAA
- a CDS encoding RES family NAD+ phosphorylase, producing the protein MAEFTKAIRLAIDISMDNEAVKRQQQLLQTIEQVDLERATIASVDGYYYRTTNLRYAKDPLATIGAEKYGGRYNFKPPDGYSIPCLYCGEEDLTATTEKFYGLKRSRTSLPPHAVFAIKVTLNHVLDLSDRVYCQAANIDWQGINQPWEYFQDRLKTPSYSQKIGELAYNFASVEAIKFVSTKQPSKHNLAIFTDKLLFSSIVKVYDPKNDLNQI; encoded by the coding sequence TTGGCAGAATTTACGAAGGCGATTCGGCTGGCTATTGACATCTCAATGGATAATGAAGCAGTCAAACGACAGCAGCAGTTGCTGCAAACCATCGAACAGGTAGATTTAGAGCGAGCTACGATTGCCTCAGTCGATGGTTATTATTACCGTACTACGAATCTTCGCTACGCTAAAGACCCCCTAGCAACTATCGGAGCCGAAAAATACGGAGGAAGATACAATTTCAAGCCTCCTGATGGCTATTCTATTCCCTGCCTTTACTGCGGCGAAGAAGATCTTACCGCAACTACAGAAAAGTTCTACGGTTTGAAGCGTAGCCGTACTTCCTTACCGCCTCATGCAGTTTTTGCTATTAAAGTTACTTTAAACCACGTTCTCGATTTAAGCGATCGCGTCTACTGTCAGGCAGCTAATATTGATTGGCAGGGAATCAATCAACCTTGGGAATATTTTCAAGATCGGTTGAAAACACCTTCTTACAGTCAAAAAATTGGCGAACTTGCCTATAATTTTGCTTCAGTTGAAGCAATTAAGTTTGTCTCAACCAAACAGCCTAGCAAACACAACTTGGCTATCTTTACAGATAAACTATTATTCAGTTCGATAGTAAAAGTTTACGACCCTAAAAACGATCTCAACCAAATTTAG